The genome window TCATCGGCCACACATTTTTGCCATTGCGCCCGAAGAAATCGGTATAGCGGCGGTAGTAAGAAATTCCCGATGCAAATTCAGTAACGGGCAAATCCCAAGCTATGATAAAAGGGATTTTGCGAGTTTTTCCTGGTCTAACTGTAAACCGAACTGCGATCGCACAGGCTAACTGTTCCCCTGGGGCGGCGGCTGTCTCATCTTTGTCATCCAACAAGAAACCTTCCGCAGCAAAGTGCCGCCAAATATCCTCACCGTTTCCCGCCGGGTTCCAGCGAGTTTGATAGAATACTTCTACCGCCGGATTAGTAATTGTGGCGATCGCCCACTGTCCCTCCCCTTCTTGCGGTTCATCATCAGCCGTCAGTCGCGTCATCACGCAACCGATGCGGTGAAAGTCTTCCACCAACAAATTAAAATTTCCCGCACTTTCTCCCCACCGGGGTTTATAGTCATAAAATGGACTGCCATCATCTCGCACCTTCACTTCTGGCGACTTGTTGGCGTTGGTAAACCAGCCAACAAGATTCTCCCAAGTTAGCATGATGCTGAGAGTAATCGGCGCATCTGTGGGATTGTGCGCCACCCATTCAAACATGGCTACTGGGTAACTACTTTCTTGATAATTATTGGGCAGAATTGGCGAAAATTGCTCGCAGGTTAGTTGAGCTTCAAATACATTTTCGTAAACAAACCAACTCCGAGGATACAAAGCATGATAAGTCCCAGAATAATTAGATTTTTCCTCTCTCCCTTCAGCCTTCTGTTTCCCATCCGTTACGTCCGTTAAAAAATCCGCTGCCGAACTTCCTTCTTCCGACTTCCCTCGGACTTCTGAAGGATACCATTTCCAGGTAGATAAACTGCCATCTGTAGGCGGTTCAGTGGACAGTGCATAGGCTTGTTTCTTGCCTTTTGTTTCTTCAAATATGCTGAATTGACAAGCAGGTAAACTGCGAAAAATGTGCTCGCCGCCGTCGATGTGCCAGAGGTTAAAATCGCCCCGGGGCGATCGCCCAATGCAGCCTGCACCGAAGCCGCCCAAAGGCATTCCGTGCCAGGGCCCGTCGTCGAGATTGCTTGCGTAGCGGACTGTGTAGGGATTCTCCCAACCGAGGCCGATGGGACGTTTCCAAGCCTGCGGGGGGATGTTTTGGTTAGATGTGCGATCGTTATTCATGGAATTAATCTTAGCGCGCGATCGAAATTAACAATCATTTTTGATTTAAGAAATAGAGGACACGGCAGGGCCGTTTCCCTACCCGATGAAATAGAGGACACGGCAGTGCCGTTTCCATACAGGTATAATCTTCGTCAATTGTAGAGTCAATCTAAAATCTCAAATCGAAAAATGGAAAATCGACTCACAGTTTCGTGGGGGCCCTGTGGGTAATCTGTCAACTAATTCTCCGTCGGCGATCTCGTAGCGGCAGTTGTCACAATATCGATCGAGAAATGCTTCAAAGGTGAGGATTTTTGGCGCGGTGTAAGTCATTGCGAACTAATAGTTTTTTACGGAAAATTTGCTGCTTTCAATAAATAGAATTATCCAAAATATTGCTAGAATATATTTTGGGCATTGTTTATGAGAGTTCTTGAACGGTGCAGGTGCGTCGCTATGAAATTGTGGATTTTTGGGCAGAGATTTTTAAGGGCGACACACCCTACGGCTTATTCTATCAACTCAGCAAACCCCAAATCAGAACCTTTTCCCGCGTGCACTAAAGCCAACTTTTCGTAACGCTTAGCGTGTTCCACCAACTCCGCAGATTCCTCTTCAGACAGGTCTCGCAGCCGCTTCGCAGGCACTCCCGTAACTAGCGTGTGAGGGGGAACGTCTTTGGTGACAACCGCCCCTGCACCGACGATCGAGCCTGTGCCAACTCTCACTCCATCCAGGACGATCGCCCCAATCCCGATCAAACAACCCCGTTCAATGTAAGCTGAATGAATCACCGCTCGGTGTCCGACTGTCACAAAATCTTCCAAAACAGTCGGTTTTCCCGGATCGCCGTGTAGAATTGCTCCATCTTGGATATTGGTACTTTTGCCGATCGCAATTCGCTCTACATCCCCGCGCACCACCGCCCCGTACCAGATACTAGCGCCCGCAGCCACTTCTACCCTGCCGATGACAACAGCGCTAAAAGCGACAAAAGCAGCTTGGGAGAGATCCGGCGCGGGCCAATAGGTAGAAAGTGCAGGCAGAGGTTCGTTGAGATTGCTCATCTTTTTGGTCGATCGTGATACTTCTAGCAGATTAGCTGGTTGTGGATACGGGATATAATAAAACTATTTGCCACTTTTGCAGATAAATATGCTGGGACGCAATAAATGATTGAAGTTGCCTTGCAATACCCGATGTTTGGCCCGGAAATTCAGTGTCCACACTGTCGCCAAACAATTGCGGCTTTAACACTCACCGATACCTATTTGTGTCCGCGTCACGGGGCATTTGAGGCAGATCCAAAAACGGGGGAACTCGTTCACCTTCAGTCTGGGCGACACTGGCGCCGCTGGGAAGATGAATGGTATCGCCAGCACACTCACCCCGACGGAATTCGGTTTGAAATTCACGAAGCGCTCGATCGACTCTATACTCAAGGCTACCGAGCAACTCGCGTGATCGTTGCCCAACGCTATCGGGAATTAATCAGCGCCTATTTAGAACGCAGCACACCTTGGCGAAGCCAGCCGGACTCGCCACGCCCCCGGCTGTACGGTTTACCAGTCGATTTTAGCCCCGATCCCCAAGAGGAACCTTGTTGGGAAGTGATTAATTTTGATTTGGAAAAAGAGCCGGGAGTTCCAATTAGATATCCCTATTTTCGGTTATTTGAATAGTCAGTAGTCATTAGTCAGTAGTCATTAGTCATTGGTTGATTAGTCGTAGGTAATACCATTTTTTTAAAGTTATGAGAAACTTTCATGAACAGGTAAAGGAAATAATTACAAAGCCCAATTGTCCTGTATCTCTATCAGATCTTTAAAAAATGGTATGGCCATAATAAAAATGGTTCGTAGTGTGGACTTTAGTCCGCAATAAGAGCGGACTAAAGTCCACACTACGAACCTTATACCATTTTTTTAAAGTTATGATAGAGTTTTATGAAAAGGTCAAGTAGATAATTACAATGTCCAACGGTCGTTTATCTCTATTGCATCTTTAGAAAAATGGTATAACAACAACTATCAACTATCAACTGTCAACTATCAACTATCAACTGTCAATTGTCAACTGTCAACTGCCAAATGCACCACGCCTCAATTCGCACTGCTAACATTCACCGGGCGATCGCCTTTTACGAACAGTTAGGATTTACTGTGAGCGATCGCTTTACTACAGGTTACACCCTCGCCTGTTGGATGGAAGGTCTCAACGGACGCATCGAACTCATTCAAATCCCGGAACCCAAACCCGCACCCGATGCTTTTGCAGACGAGCATTATGTTGGATATTATCATTTATCCTTCGATTTAACTGAGACGACAACTGATTTGCCCAGTTGGTTGCAGTCTCTCAAACAGCGGTTTGACGAAGCAGCGAAAGACGAACCAAATCAGTTTCAAGCTTTGAAAGTGTTATTAGAACCGACTCAACAGGCGATCGGGCAAAATGTTTATGAAGTAGCTTTTATTGCCGATACCGACGGTTTACCCTTAGAGTTTATCCGGCGCCTTAATTCTATCAATTAAAAGTAGGGAAACGGCATTGCCGTGTCCAGCTCTGGGCTCTGCGATTTTTAACTAAATCTTTGATGCGAGCCACTCAACCGCAGATATCAGGCAGATTAACACAGATAAACGCAGATGAATTCCTGATTGGAAAGTGAAGGAAAGCAATTCAAGTCTATTGAGCGATTGATTTTTGGCGATCGCCCGTACTTCCCTTCAACCTCAAAAATATACACAACTTAATATATACCGGGACTCCGCCAGATTTTGAGCCATCCGACTGATGAAATTTAACGAGATTTGTGAGAATATGAAAAGAATATGAAAAGTCTTGAACCGTAAAACCAATGACCCACTCGGAAAACAGACCCAGCCTTCCTGAAGTCCACCGCAGCATCCCCATTCCCAACAGCAAAGGCTTCTGGCGTAAAATGCTGGCTTACGCAGGGCCTGGATATCTGGTTTCCGTGGGTTACATGGACCCGGGAAACTGGGCGACTGACTTAGCGGGGGGAGCAAAGTTTGGCTACGCGCTATTAAGTGTGATTTTGCTATCTAATTTGATGGCAATTTTGCTGCAATCACTGTGCGTGCGGTTGGGAGTCGCAACGGGACGAGATTTGGCACAAGCTTGTCGAGATTATTTCAGCCCGCGAGTCAGTTTCTGTCTCTGGATACTTTGTGAAATTGCGATTTCTGCTTGCGATTTAGCTGAGCTTGTTGGTAGCGCGATCGGGCTGCAATTGCTATTTCGCATTCCCTTAGTTTGGGGAGTGTGCATTACTGCATTAGATGTGATGATGGTGTTATTTTTACAAGGCAGAGGCTTTCGTTATATCGAAGCTTTGGTGATTACTATTATTACAATTATTGGCGGTTGCTTTGTCGCGGAAATATTTTTTGCTAAACCCGATACCGGAGGAGTTTTACTCGGTTATGTTCCCAGCCTAGAGATTTTGCAAAATCAGGGAATGCTGTATATTGCGGTTGGGATTTTAGGGGCAACTGTGATGCCGCACAATCTCTACCTGCATTCATCGATCGTGCAAACTCGCGCTTGGCAAGAAACTTCTGATAAAAAATGGGAAGCAATTAAGTTTGGCACAATTGATTCTACAGTAGCGCTGTCAATAGCTTTGTTTATTAATTCAGCCATTCTAATTTTGTCTGCTGCAACATTTCACTTTACTGGCTATCAAGAAGTAGCTGAAATTCAAGATGCTTACAAACTGCTTTCTCCGGTGCTGGGTGTGGGTTCTGCTAGTGCAATTTTTGCCTTTGCTTTATTGGCTTCGGGGCAGAATTCAACCTTGACTGCAACTTTAGCAGGACAGATTGTGATGGAAGGGTTTTTGCATTTTCGTCTGCGGCCTTGGTTGCGGCGCTTGCTGACTCGACTGGTGGCTATTGTGCCGGCTTTGCTCTCAATTATCTGGTTCGGTGAAGGCAGTACAACTAATTTACTGGTTTTCAGTCAAGTGATTCTCAGTTTGCAATTACCTTTTGCCGTAATTCCTTTGGTAATGTTTACTTCTAACGGGCGCTTGATGGGAGAGTTTGTCAATCCATTTTGGCTGAAAGCGGTAGCTTGGTTAGTGGCTAGTATTATAGTAGGATTAAATAGTTGGCTGTTATTACAAACCATTTTCTAGTAAGTAATCTGAGGCTAAATCTGGCTTTAATACCGCGTTTATTCTTGAGTCCACGGAGGTGGACTTCGTTTGTATAGCAGCGGTTTCAACCGCCGAATTTTTTCAAATCAAACCACAAAAACAAAACCCGCCGGTGCGGGTTTTATCTTAAAGCTGATTGTTAATCGCTGATAATTTCAACTACTTCTTAGGAACAAGAGCCTCAGCAGCAACGGGACGGGAAGACGAGGCGCTAGTTTTCAAAAGTGCGATCGCCTGCGCGTAGCAAGGATCGTCCTTAGTAGCAACCAACGTCGGTTTGTTAGCTAATTTCAGCTTTTGTTCGTCGGTGACTACCACCTTAACATCGGGAGTAACACCCTTGTGGCTGATGTCCGTACCGTTGGGAGTATAGTAGTGAGCGATCGTCACCGCCAATCCCGAACCGTCAGACAAAGAATGCACCGACTGCACCAAAGCCTTACCAAAAGTTTGGCCGCCCATGACAGTGGCGCGCTTGTTGTCCTTGAGAGCACCGGCCAAAATCTCGCTAGCGCTGGCGGAGTTGTCGTCCACCAGTACCACCAAAGGCTTGTCAGTGATCGCAGTGCGGTTGGCCCGCATTTCCTGAGAATCGCCAGCCCGATCGACTGTACGGACGATCGCCCCAGTATCCATCCACATCCGGGCGATATCAATGCTCACCCGCAACAGCCCGCCGGGATTGCCGCGCAAATCCAACACAAAAGCATCAGCCTTCTGATCCGAGAGCTTTTTAATCGCCGCCTGCATTTGTTCGCCCGCGTGGGAACTAAACTCTTGCAAGCGGATGTAACCCACATTCTTGCCGCCTTCATTCTTGAGGCTGTAGCGCACCGCTGCTACCTCAATTTTCGCCCTAGTCAGAGTGAGTTCAAACTCGCTTTTGCCCTGACGAGCAATCCGCAGCGTGACTTTCGTACCTTCAGCACCCCGAATAATCTGAGCCGCATCCGAGACAGTCATGCCTTGGGTAGTTTTGCCGTCAATCACCAAAATCCTGTCACCCGCTTGAATCCCTGCCTTGAGGGCCGGGGAATTTTCCATCGGTTCGACTACCGTAATCGCTTTGGTTTTCTCGTCTTGTTCCAACCGCATCCCCACCCCTGTCAGTTCCCCAGAAGTTTGATTCGTCAGCGCTTCATACTGCTTGGGGTCCATGAAGCGAGTGTAGGGATCTTGCAATTTCTCCAGGGCTTTGCGGAGGGCGGTGTAAGCAGCTTCGCGAGAAGTATAATTTTTGCCGAGCAAGTCTTGGCGGGCCGCGGCCCAGTCAGTCTTATTAAAGCTGCCATCGACATACTCTCGGTTCACAATTTGCCAAGCTTCGTCTAAAACAGCTTTGGGGCTATCTTGAAGCTCAGCGCGGACGGATTGAAAAACCCCCGGAACGAGTAAAGATATCGAAGCGGTTGTTGCCATCGCCCCAGTGAACAGGGCTGCCTGTAACATAGAAAAGCGTTTGCGGGCTTGATTCATTGAATTTTGGCTCAATTCGATTTTAGATTTTTGATTTGAGATTTTAAATTGCTAAAAAATCTCAGACTACGATTTAAACTATTGTGTGGAGGCTCCACTATCCCTGTGGACAGTTTAACGAGATTCATAGCCGATCGCCAACCAATCATTACTCTATTTTAATAAACTTAATTTTAAACTTGGATTTAAAGGTGCCGTGGAAGCTAAACT of Microcoleus sp. bin38.metabat.b11b12b14.051 contains these proteins:
- a CDS encoding gamma carbonic anhydrase family protein, whose amino-acid sequence is MSNLNEPLPALSTYWPAPDLSQAAFVAFSAVVIGRVEVAAGASIWYGAVVRGDVERIAIGKSTNIQDGAILHGDPGKPTVLEDFVTVGHRAVIHSAYIERGCLIGIGAIVLDGVRVGTGSIVGAGAVVTKDVPPHTLVTGVPAKRLRDLSEEESAELVEHAKRYEKLALVHAGKGSDLGFAELIE
- a CDS encoding Nramp family divalent metal transporter, which codes for MTHSENRPSLPEVHRSIPIPNSKGFWRKMLAYAGPGYLVSVGYMDPGNWATDLAGGAKFGYALLSVILLSNLMAILLQSLCVRLGVATGRDLAQACRDYFSPRVSFCLWILCEIAISACDLAELVGSAIGLQLLFRIPLVWGVCITALDVMMVLFLQGRGFRYIEALVITIITIIGGCFVAEIFFAKPDTGGVLLGYVPSLEILQNQGMLYIAVGILGATVMPHNLYLHSSIVQTRAWQETSDKKWEAIKFGTIDSTVALSIALFINSAILILSAATFHFTGYQEVAEIQDAYKLLSPVLGVGSASAIFAFALLASGQNSTLTATLAGQIVMEGFLHFRLRPWLRRLLTRLVAIVPALLSIIWFGEGSTTNLLVFSQVILSLQLPFAVIPLVMFTSNGRLMGEFVNPFWLKAVAWLVASIIVGLNSWLLLQTIF
- a CDS encoding TIGR02652 family protein produces the protein MIEVALQYPMFGPEIQCPHCRQTIAALTLTDTYLCPRHGAFEADPKTGELVHLQSGRHWRRWEDEWYRQHTHPDGIRFEIHEALDRLYTQGYRATRVIVAQRYRELISAYLERSTPWRSQPDSPRPRLYGLPVDFSPDPQEEPCWEVINFDLEKEPGVPIRYPYFRLFE
- the ctpB gene encoding carboxyl-terminal processing protease CtpB, whose amino-acid sequence is MNQARKRFSMLQAALFTGAMATTASISLLVPGVFQSVRAELQDSPKAVLDEAWQIVNREYVDGSFNKTDWAAARQDLLGKNYTSREAAYTALRKALEKLQDPYTRFMDPKQYEALTNQTSGELTGVGMRLEQDEKTKAITVVEPMENSPALKAGIQAGDRILVIDGKTTQGMTVSDAAQIIRGAEGTKVTLRIARQGKSEFELTLTRAKIEVAAVRYSLKNEGGKNVGYIRLQEFSSHAGEQMQAAIKKLSDQKADAFVLDLRGNPGGLLRVSIDIARMWMDTGAIVRTVDRAGDSQEMRANRTAITDKPLVVLVDDNSASASEILAGALKDNKRATVMGGQTFGKALVQSVHSLSDGSGLAVTIAHYYTPNGTDISHKGVTPDVKVVVTDEQKLKLANKPTLVATKDDPCYAQAIALLKTSASSSRPVAAEALVPKK
- a CDS encoding VOC family protein, translating into MHHASIRTANIHRAIAFYEQLGFTVSDRFTTGYTLACWMEGLNGRIELIQIPEPKPAPDAFADEHYVGYYHLSFDLTETTTDLPSWLQSLKQRFDEAAKDEPNQFQALKVLLEPTQQAIGQNVYEVAFIADTDGLPLEFIRRLNSIN